The Agelaius phoeniceus isolate bAgePho1 chromosome 2, bAgePho1.hap1, whole genome shotgun sequence region AAGTAAACAGAATAAATGGAGGGGATCTCTGCTCTTCCTCTGGCTGCCTTGAGAAGAAATGCTGGGAAATGCAAATAAAACTCTGGTAGGATAAGGCCTGCTGTGAGGGTGATGTGCAGGAGCTGAGTGTGTTGTTTCTTCTAAAATACCTTTAAATGGGAGCTTGGAATAAAAGGAGCCCAAACTAAACTAGATATACCAAATAGAAATGAGACAAGATTGGATTGTTCTGGGCTTTGCTTTCTGGGAGGAGAGTAATTTAATTCCACAGTTAGATAGCAATCTTTCTGTTGTATTGAGAAGAAAGCAGCAGATGTGATAAAATCCAAACATTTCCCTTGTTCCCAGCTGTCTGCATGCTCCAGAGATGGAGTCTGTAACACTGCAGCCTGTCAGAAGCTGGGATGGGTGGGAAGTAGAAAAGAGAGGCATCTCTACCAAAAtccaggtttaaaaaaaaaagaatttatttactGTGGAATAAGCACCACAGTCCTCTGTGAAGCTTCTACAAAATAACACAAATTATGAGGAACTCATTTAGTTTGGCATTAAAACATAGAAAAATGTCAGCTAGATGTCATGTGCATCTTCAGTTTTcgtgcttttaaaaattttcctaGAATTATTCCACTGAAAAATAAGCCAAAGACATTTGTGCTGCTTTCAGAGATACAAATTTGAGATTTACCAGCACAATCAAGCTTGCTTGCTTTCCATAAGTGTATACCTGCACCTCAGAACCTGATTTTCTTACATGTGTTAGATATCAAATACCTTTAATATTTCTATAATGAAAGATTATACATGCAAAAGAGGTTAAACTCCAAGTAGCTTTCAAGACAGGCTTAACAACATTAGTCTTGTCTCATTCATGCCAGATGTTTGGATTAAACCTGACATAAGAAAAGAGGCTACATTTTTCTGCTGGCCCCTTTCCATGCCATCCTCTAGCATGTAACACTATCCTCAGCATATGTGGCATTTAATGTCATCGGGCAGTGGCTCATATTGCTAGAAATTGTCACATCCTACAAGCAAGTGTCTGATTTCACTGAAGCTCCTCACTGCTGTATTGAATTGCAGATCAAAATGCTACTTAAAAGAATTATTGGCTGCAAAGAGACAGTCAATTTGGTAGTGGTGCCATGTAACGTGGATATTGCAACAACAGAAGCATTGAAAATGGCTCAAGAGGTAGACCCCACTGGAGAAAGGACAATAGGTGAGATCATTTTTTAAGCTATGAGCTGGAAAGGAGgccaaatgttttttttttccttcccatgagGTCTGATGTTCAGTGTTCTGTGAAATTAGCTACtagaagaagagggaaaaaaaaaaaaaaaaaacaaaacaaaacagccaACAGCCTAAAGAATGTATTTGCAAGTTTTTCTAGTCCCAATTCTTGAGTAGCTCCAATAATCCCTTAGTTTGGTGTCTTGCTGGCACTCCTATTATGAATAACTGAAAGCTGAAAATCTCAGTTAATGGTAGTTGATGTGAAGCTAATGGTAAAAAAGCTTTGCTTTAAGAAAAAACCTTTAAAGAAAGGTTTGCAAAGCAAAAGGCATGGTGGGAGGAACTGCAGAGTGAGTTTTACTGCCTGGGAGCTGAGAACTTTCTAGGACAgagaatacaaaaaaaaaaaaaatgctttataaaGCATGGTACAGAGTGTTCCTGCTTGGTGGTTAACTTTCCCTTTTAACTTCACAGGAATCCTCACAAAACCTGACCTGGTGGACAAGGGAACTGAAGAGGCCATTGTTAAAATACTGCAAAACAGGGTAATCCCCCTCAAAAAGGGCTACATGATTGTCAAGTGCCGTGGGCAGCAGGACATCCACAACAATCTGACCTTGGCTGCTGCAATCCAACAGGAGAGACACTTCTTTGAGAATCACAAACATTTCAGGTACTCCTCACAGAAAAGTTCTCATCAAAAACATGTTAAAGTCACCTCAAAGCTCCCTGTTGATTTGCTGAGATTTAACTACTTAGGGGGTTACAAACAGGTATTAGTTATTCTCAATATTTCTCATTGCCCATGTAGGGTTGTGTTTCAGTAACCCATAAGATTTTTACATACTgaataaactttttaaaaaaattttggggtttttttggatgcAAAATACATTGGGGAAATGCTATGAACTTCAGAAGTTCCAAATAGTCCCAAAGAATTCAAGTTAAAGCATCTGAGCACTTCAATCAGGCACTGCAGTATTTCTGTTCACTGGAAAATGTGGAGGAACAGCATGAGAAAGAAAGGCTGTGCTGAGGACACAGGCTGCCCAGATGACTCAGCAGCAAATAAATCATAATACAGAGAATGGCAGCTGACAAGGGTTGTGAACTTCACACATGAAGAAATAATAGAACAGCACACTCATCTACTGTTAGAATTTgcttttttcagatttttctctgtttcccttTGCTCAGTCAGTAGCTGTCAAACAACTCCTGAATAAACCCAGAGAGTCCTGGGCAGTTGCCACATCTGCACCAGCATGGCCCAGAGCCCCTTTCTTTACTCCAATTGTGTAAAAGAATTAGTGAAAACAGAGCAGAGCATCAGTGCTGCCTCcttgccctgcacagcctggctgtccaAACCcaccttttcctcttttttcacAGGGCTTTTATGGAACAGGGAAAGGCTACTATCCCCCGTCTGGCAGAGAAGCTCACAGATGAACTTGTGAAACACATTATTGTAAGTAACAGAAGTCCCATACCGAGAGTTACTTCCTAAAAACAAGTTCAACCCTTCAGCCTTGGGCTGCAGTTGGATTTCATCTTTATGTGCTTACTGATGCTTCAACTCAATGTTCAGAGAACAAACTGAACTGAGAGGCAGAGGTAAAAAGCCCCACTCTGTCCTCAGATTTGCCTTTTAACTGCAGATCAACAATGAACAAATTATTTCATCTATTTGTGACTCATAAATCCTGCCTTTTCAATGACAGCCAtgatatttctttttgtttatgAGTGTTGATCACCTGGGTGACGAGTTACTGCTGTCAGCTTACTGAAACAGTGATTACTATTCCACTGAAAATGTCTTCAAAACATCAAGATGTTCtattatattaatatactaGTGTAAGGCTattgggggtttttatttggTATAACTATATCTGCATGTAATATATCTTATTGCAGATAAATATATCTGTAATTCATCTTATTCCATTAAGAGAAGATGCTAAAATATAGGGAACATCTAAATTCAGTctcaaaggagaaaaagaaattatttatgtaAATTTACAGAAAAGAAGCAACTAAACAGCCATGTTGCATCAGGTATTTATCAGGAATTGAGCAGTCACCACTTTCCTGGCACAACCTGTGAGGACATTGGTTTTGGCTCACTGTGGGTGAAATTTTGCCCTAGACTGCAGCTGTTCTGCCCAGCCCTCAGTGAGGTCCAGCCTGATCCCTCAGGCAGATCCTGCCTGCTGAGTTCCCTCAATAAAGGCCATATTTGCTTTTCTGTGTTATCCCACTATACACATGGGATTGGCAGCAAGTTCTTGGATTTGTAAAAACAGCAAAGATCCCATGCAGGTGTAGATCACTCTTAGagggattttgttttccttccaaaatCAGAGAAGTTCAACCTATCTCAATGTTCTTCTTCACTGTCTCCTCCGCAGAAAACTTTGCCAGCACTGGAGAGCCAAATTCATGACATCCTCTCTAAAACATCACAGGATCTGCAAAGGTACAAGAGAGGCACACCCGAAACAGAGTCTGAGAAGCTGTTTTTCCTCACAGATGTAAGTATCAGTATTGgtcacagagcagagcaaggaGGTAACTGTaatagagaaaaagaaactgcCTGAAATTATCAAAACACCAGCATGGACCACTGGGAAGTTTGGGGTATCCATCATTTTAGTGAGGGTAACATAGACAAACCACACTTGCAAAAATAATGGACCACAGGAGCTCACCTTCTAACAATTTTTTCCTGTGATTATGGACATGAAAATTAAACAACTTGGTTGACTGGGTCAAAATCAAGTATCttagcaaaggaaaacaaactccTGCATGCTCAACACTTTGAAGGGTTCCCATTGGTTACAGGACTCATAAGATCAAATGTATTCCTGATATGAAAATGTGGTTTGCAGGTCCATCTAAGTGCCTCATCTCACAGAGTTACTCCCTGAGTAAACCTTCAGTAGGCTTTAGAGGTGTTTGTGGAAGCTCATCAGACTTCATGCAAGTCTGGCCTATTAGAATTTAGTAAATGGCTCTAAAAGtctgcaggggaaaaaacaaaagaatataAAGTTTGTTCTCCTCTAGCTATTACagtttgggaggaaaaaaaaaaacaaaacccaaaccaggaCCTAAGTGCATAAAAGATGTAAGAAAGGGATGTTTTTTATGAACTGTGTCCCTGCTTTAACATCAAACTGCAGATTTACTTAACATCCACAGATTAAGCTGAAGAAATGAAACGTCACTAAATTGCCTGCTTGTTGTTCAATTCACTGCAGTTGATCAAACTCTTCAACCAAGACATCTCTCAGAGCACAcgaggagaggagcagctgtttGGGGATGAGGTCAGGCTGTTCACCAAGATCCGCAAGGAATTCCGCACGTGGGGCGCGATTCTCCTGGAGTGTGCTGCGAGGGGTAAGCACAGAACAGGCTCAAGCTGGGCCAAGGGAAATGcaggctggatattaggaaaaggtgttttacagaaagggtCATAAATGTCTGGAATgatcttcccagggaggtggtagagtcaccatccctggatgtgtttaaaaacagaCTGGATGTATTGTAAATTCAGGTCCACCgacaaaggaaggaatgatgaggaggacgccatcttatcagaaggctaatttattactttattatactatattatattaaagaatactaaactatactaaagaatacagaaaagatacttactgaatgctaaaaagataataatgaaaacttgtgactctttccagagtcctgacacagcttggccccaattgGCCAATGAggcaaaacaactcacaccagaatcgaatgaaacaatcacctatgggtaaacaatgtccaaacacattccacatgagcacaacacaggagaagcaaatgagataagaattgttttccttttctctgaggcctctctcgctgcctttcagcttcccaggagaaaaatcctgggcgaaggAGTTCTGAGAATGTGATTGGCAcaggatgtggcactcagtgccagggtttagttgaggtgttggggctggcttggactccatgatcttgaaGTTCTCTTCCAGCCCAGTGATTCTATTAATTCTGTGAGCCCATCCTGGCAGCTGACCTGAGAGCCCATCCCCTTGCTTTTAAACCCAAACACAGCATCTTCAGTAAATGTTTTCCAAGAAAATTAAGAGCAAGAAGCCAGGAGCATCCATCTGTTGTGGTGTCCTGGGGACACAGACACGGTTTGTGTTAAATGCTGTCATTACAGAGAGCTTGTCTCTCTTCTCCCACCACAGCAATAAAATCAAGACACTGGCACAGAATTTGTTGGTGATATTCTGAACCATTCTTCTAAGCAACAGCAACATCAATGCATAGTAATAAATAATAACAATCtagataataatttttatttttgctcttaatgtttttattttattattgctATTAATATTTTAGAAtctgggtggggtttttttccactttagCTCTGGGCTAAGGTGATACCTCACACAAAAATATTAGCAAATTTGTATAGTATCAACAAAGTTAtatcttaaataaaaataactagTCAACAGTAGATTCCCCAGAAAAAGTGTTCAGTGAGTTTggaggtttgttttgtttaaaacttGGAAGTGACTGGTAATGGCCATCTACTTCTGTGAGGGTAAAAATGCCAAGAAGAACCAGAATTTTTGTGGCCCACCATAATTTCTGTCAGTCAGATGCTTGATGCAATGTGTGAGATGGCTCATTCAGAGAACAACAACATGTTAGCTCTGTTCTGTGGTAACAAAAAATAATCTCAGTAGTTTTTCCTCTCAATAACATCTCAAAGAGAAGAATAGACTTTCTTCTTAAACCTGAAACATATACATTGAGTGATTTAGTGGCAAAGCAATGTATTTTACCATTACAGCTAAAAAAACCGTTCCTGGTAAAGTGTGGAAATATGAAGACCAATACCGTGGACGGGAGTTCCCAGGCTTCAGCAACTACAGGACTTTTGAGGACATTATAAAAGAGCAGATCAGAGAACTGGAGGAGCCAGCAATTGAGATCCTGAACAATGTGATGAGTATGGCCCAGCCCATGGGAGGCTCTTGTGTgggggacactgctgggcctgACAAGTTTATTTTCCAGGAGAAGCTGATGCTCTCAGGATCCTTCAGAGTGTGGAAATAAATCTGATTCAGCTTGGGGATTGCTCCTTCTCTAGAGCCTTCAATCTCTACACATGGTCTCCAGCATTTGTTAATGCTTTTCCCAGTGGCTCTTGGAAGggaattagaaaataattataataaatagAGCATAActataaaaaaatagaaaataactGTAATAAATAACACGACAAGGAAGCAGTACAGTAGAAGTACCTGGTAATAAGTGGTCACATTCTTGGACCTGGAAATCTAAATTTCTGCTTGTTTGTATGTGTCAtaaaggcagagtgcaccagtACAGCAGCTCAGTTATTTCTGAATGGAGAAAATTAGTAGTCTCCCAAGTCTCATATTAACAACAGCTTAAAACCCTCACTTACTTACCTGACTTTATTTTGTCTCTCTGTTCTTCCCTTAGGACTGGTTGAAGAGAAATTTATGGAGCTTGCTAAAAGGAATTTTGCTAATTATCACAATCTAAGCAGAATTGCCATGGTGAGACACTACTATAAGCTGAGATTCTCAAAAGACAGAATGGCATTTGTAAATACATCCATGCTTGTGGTACCTGTCTCACTGCATTACCCTTATGCAAGTGTGGAATTTCTTGcaggaaaataagaaagagCCTGAAAATGATAGCATGATTATAATGGCAATAATGAAAGTGCATTTTGCACAACTTTGACAAGGTCTAATATATACATTCTTTATTCATTCTGCTCAAATTCTTGACAGTGCAAAGAAAACCTGGTGTGGCTACCTTGAAGAGTTTATCATGAGTGTCAGATTTAAGTCCTGCAATGATTTGACTGCTGAACTGTTTTCTCCTCTCTGAAAGCAAGCCAGGGCTTTAGCCAGTGCAGGAATCTCATCTTTGCTGAAAGGGAGCAGGAACAGACAAACCAAAAATCATCCAGCCATGAAAAAACTACAAGATGGCTGTTCACAGTTTGGGCATTAGCATGTTTTGGGGTGGTGTTCAGTGGTGTGGATGTCCTTGAAGGCCTTTTCTCAGAAAGAGCTTTGAGGAAAAGATGAGAAGCATTGAGGAAAAGACCAGAAGCAATGCTGGCAGCCAAGAAACAGAGTCCACTCACAGGGTACTGCTGAAAAAGGAAACTCAGAGGCAAATGTGAGTGAAATGTGTGGTTTGCTCTTTCACTTGCATGGTCAAACCCTACTGAGCTCCCAGGTCAACCAGACAGTgaacaaataaattatttcatccAAACACAGAGGTGTTCAGGCAGGGTCTTTAGGTGTAACACAATGAGAGGAATGAAGAGGGAAGAAGTCCTGGCAAACATTGGACGTGAGAAAATATAGGGGGTGTTTTCTTAGGAATACCAGGAAAGCATTTTAAGGGAATTTGAGCATGACTGAGGGAACTTTGCCACCCCCACAGACTTTTATGTGGAAGTATCAAAAAGACCAGAAGGAGTCAGATGGCTGCAATAAAAGCACCAGACAGACAGGGGTTAGACAGGGTTGGTTTACTGACTACAGATCTTTTCCTTTGGGTTTCAAGCACCAGGTTTGGAGTGATCCCACTCATGTGTAAGGAGGGGACAAAACTGCCacattttcctgctctttcacAAGAGAGAGACCACAATCCAAAGCATTACTCCATGTTCCCATGTTCTGAGAACAGACAGTGCTGCACAAGGACAGTTGAACACTGTGCCCAccttcccattccctggggacactgctaAGCACCGGCACCTTCCCAAAGGGAGCAAATGTCTCAGAACTTCTTGTTCCTTTCTTTTGTAGGTGAAAATTGAAGACATTGGACAGAAACAAGCAGCAGATGCTGTAAGACATATCCGGGCCCAGtttaaaatggagaaaatcGTGTACTGCCAGGATGACCTTTACATTGGTGATTTAAATACTCTTAAGGCACAAAACGCTTTCAACGGGTCCCCAGAAACAACTCTGAAGTCTCAGATTGCTGCAAAGGACCCCTCTCTTGTCACGGAGATGGTTTGTCACACCAGTGCCTATTTCTGTGTGAGTTCACAGGCAGATTTGCTGCCCCCTGAATGCCACAGCAGATCCCCCTCAGCCAGATCCTGTTGGAGTCAATGCAGCCTTGTCTGCCCTGCTAGCACTGTGCAGGGAACAGCCAGGGGTATCTCAGTGTCTCATTCAGGTACATGCTCAGCTTCTCTGCAAACTACCTGGAGCTTCTGACCAGTCAGGGCAAAGCTGGGCTCTATCAGCAGGATGCAGGATATGGTGATTAGAAAGGTCTGAGTGTGCCAAAGTGACAGCTGGCTCCCAAACCACTTGTTAGCTACCTCCCAGTCTGGCTCAGGTCAGCCTCAAGCCACTCTGCACattcctgcagccagcagaaaGTGGTGTCAGTGGCTTGAAGTCAGATCTTAAACTGCTACAGCAGGAGGAGCAATAATAAAacattacattaaaatatatcAGCTGTCTGTAGGGATCAGAGTGCATCTGCTGTACTGCAGATAGCACCCTGTAAGTGAAATCTCTGAAGACAAATGGGGTGTTTTAACAAAGGATCACATTAAAGAAAGGAAACAGAACATGCAGGATCAAGATTTGCTTTGTTGTAAAACTCCCTCAGAAAGCAACAAGTTCAATATTAATAATTCAGGAAGGTGGGTAGCAGCTCACTTTGAATTCCAAGAGCAGGTTTTGTGTCAAATTCCTGCAATTAAATGGTCAGGCTGCTCAGGCTGATGAAGACAAAACCCTTGATTTTCATTGAAACAAAGACAGAAGTGGCTTTGTCCATCCCACCTTACTACACACTCTGCTATATGTTTTATCTgcagttaaatatttttataaatgacCTGACAGCCATTTTCAACAATCCCCCAAATGCCAGGGCACCACAGCTCCATGGAACTGACTTATGCAAGGTCAAATAGAGTTTGAACGAGATGGAAGTTAAGTATCCATGGCTGCCTAGACCCTACAGGACCCACAAATGCCATTTTCAAGTTGTGCTACAAAAAGAAAGACAGAACCTCTCAATTGCAGCCAGGCACTTAGGTCTAAGTGCTCACCCAGCACCAGGAGGGCTggaagcagggagagggagctcagagctcagagctgggagaggTTTAGAACCTCATGTTGCCCTAAAGCACCAGGTGGGCCCCCAAACCCTGTggatttccatgggaaaagggcCCCAAAAGCTCTTCTGGATCAATCTGTTTGCATCCATAGATGAACCAGGCAGTTGGTCAGGTCAGAGAGGAGATTATCTCATGGAGATAAAAACAGATGTAATGTAGGCACAGTCTGGTCTCACTGCTGCTGAAGACATTTCCCCTTAAGGCTAAAGATTCCTCCAAAGCTGTCTTAAGTTTAAAAGGACAACCACATCAGAAATGCCATCTAAATGCTACCATCTAATAGAGGAATTTACCAGCTTTGGGAAAGATCACTCCCTGATTTCCTGCATCAAAACCTATTGTAAGCATTCAGTGAAGACAGGCTGGACATCAGAAACTGGGCACAAGTTCTGTTTGTCAGGAATGTCCTCCCATAACTTGTCCCAGTGACAGCTgacagagctgagcagaggaCAATCTGCCTTGGCTTTAGTTTGCTGAGGGAAGAAAAGCAACAGCTGACACCCCTATTACTCTTAATTTTTAGATTTCAGGCACAAAAGACATTGgttgcaaagattttttttagttCATAGCAGCACTCCCTTCTTGAACAGTAACTCAGGCCAACATTTTAAGACCTTGGAACCACTTTTTTTTACCAGATTACCTATAGACCCTtaatttttcagttctttttaCCAATTTAGTATTTTGCCATTTTCTTCCTCCATCTCACAGGAAGCAAGCAAACGCCTTGCCAATCAGATACCTCTGATCATCCTGTCTTCTGTCCTTCATGACTTTGGAGAAAACCTGCAGACCTCAATGCTGCAACTTTtacaagaaaaagagaagttaAACGTTCTCCTTGATGAGGATTCTGAAGCTGCTAAAATCAGGAAGAACCTCAGCCAAAGAGTTGATCGTCTCAACAAAGCCTGCCAGTACCTGAGAGAATTCAGCTTGTTGTAATGTCTTTGTTTTTcataaggtttttttttttctcctcatcttCTAGCATTACTGAAGAATTTAGTATAATCCCATAAAAATGTAGCATCAGCCCAGACCTTTAATACTAATTTCTAGTGttcagtttttctttattttccaaaatCATATGCAAACAGCTGCCTTTGCATAAAGAGCTCCACTGGGGGAGTTGTGATTAAATAAACATTATCccatttttaaacattttctttttgaacTCTGTGCAACTACTGGAATAATCATTAAAAAGCTAACACTCTGAGGATTGtatgttttgttggggttttttttttttctctctttttaatgATGGAAGCTGTACAATTCACAAACTGTAGAAATCAAATTATCTAGCTTTCCTCAATGAAGTTTAATGCATGACAGCGATGATCTCCCACTTCCCTTTGTGTTTTTGGCTTGCTGGGGTTGTTCTCTTTCCTGCTATCACCTAAAAGACACCTCTGCAAAGTGTCACCACtaaatctcagcccagggggCAGAGAGGAACTCACAGCAGGCATGAAACCCTTCCAGcctagaaggaaaagaaagtttatTTCCTTTATGTGCCTGGTGCATCCAGAGGATGCCATTGGCTCAGTTCAatctcctttcccagctctttcATTTGCAGAAGGCCAAGAGGCTCTTCCTCTCAGGTGTCTGCAGCATCACCTGAAATTTTGGGATTGATGGGCAGGATTGGATGTCCAAAAGGAAAGAATCCCAGGATGTTAAACAGTACAAAGGTATCTCAGCATGTGTTTTGCTGCCTTTCTCATTTCCCTCCCCAGGGCAAGGAGAACCTTTCCAAAAGctctttcagaaaatatcacagtgacatGAAAAATCCCTTTACAACTATTTCTTCTCcggggaagctgagaagcttcaggttctccttgttttgctttggaatgtgatttggagattgtttacccagcatttGAAGTGTTTgaatttaatgaccaatcatgaTCCAGCTGTGTTGAGGTTCTGAAGAGTCACGGGTTTTTATTCTTCATTCTTGTTAAatcttctgatgtatcctttctctttctgtagtatagttttagtatagtataatataatatcataatacaataaatcagccttctgagaacatggagtcagattcatctcctccctcatcctggaaaccctcacaaacaccacacttTCATTTCATGAAAGCTGATGCAAAACACATCACACACACTTTGTTCATGACATTTTTCACATGGAAGATTTGGTTTGATAACCAGAAGTAATGTCTGCATCCAGCTAGAAAAAATGTGCTTATACCAGTGTGTGATGTAGTAATTTCCAAGTTTCCTACAAGAGAA contains the following coding sequences:
- the LOC129134994 gene encoding interferon-induced GTP-binding protein Mx-like, whose product is MDNKKAALKQPERTKNTPKKEGFVFSFGKPFPEAAEVPLPPEPEDDSGLSEKPFESKPNYDQDLKKKFFTEEDEPAEHTLYNQYEEKIRPCIDLVDSLRALGIEKDLSLPAIAVIGDQSSGKSSVLEALSGVALPRGNGIVTRCPLELKLKRLPEGQAWQGKISYRNVIVQLQEASEVDRAIRKAQDIVAGPRGAISGQLISLEIRSPDVRDLTLIDLPGIARVAVGDQPKDIGDQIKMLLKRIIGCKETVNLVVVPCNVDIATTEALKMAQEVDPTGERTIGILTKPDLVDKGTEEAIVKILQNRVIPLKKGYMIVKCRGQQDIHNNLTLAAAIQQERHFFENHKHFRAFMEQGKATIPRLAEKLTDELVKHIIKTLPALESQIHDILSKTSQDLQRYKRGTPETESEKLFFLTDLIKLFNQDISQSTRGEEQLFGDEVRLFTKIRKEFRTWGAILLECAARAKKTVPGKVWKYEDQYRGREFPGFSNYRTFEDIIKEQIRELEEPAIEILNNVMRLVEEKFMELAKRNFANYHNLSRIAMVKIEDIGQKQAADAVRHIRAQFKMEKIVYCQDDLYIGDLNTLKAQNAFNGSPETTLKSQIAAKDPSLVTEMVCHTSAYFCEASKRLANQIPLIILSSVLHDFGENLQTSMLQLLQEKEKLNVLLDEDSEAAKIRKNLSQRVDRLNKACQYLREFSLL